The genomic window GGCACCGCTGGTGATTCGTAtttctggatggatggatggatggatggatatggctgtaccctttagatcgggcggtggctagcgcccgATATGGCGAAGCAGCGCCATCTGATTGTTCTTTCAAAATTACCATTCCGTGTGCACGGAGGGCAAAGTCAACCCTTACTATATTGACATAATAAGGAGTGAGGGCGCTGCGACGAACGCGCGCCCCCGCCCTGAACCTGCTGCGCACTCCTGTGCCTCATCGGGTTATTGATTTTACCCCTTCGCATACTTGCGCCCCTAGCTGTATTTAATtgtattttttctttcataatgaAGACAAattttggccaacaaatggctgcACGCCGCGTGAATCACGAGCCATATCGAGGCGATTCCGTTCGTGCTTTCTTAGGCTAGGACCGGCatttaaactaacctaaccctaaACTAATCCAACTTGCCAGATATCCGGATTTTTAACGAAGATTCACTACTGCAAACGGCGCAAGGACTTCACACGTCAAAGGTACACAGGACACAATGCCTTCGTCCAGCGTGCTCTTGATATCCACGCCGTCTCACGTCGGCTGTTTCAACGTTTCTTTTTTAATATCTCGTACCAAAAGGTTACGATAGGTACACTGATCACGATAGACTTTATCAACACCCCAAAATCACACCCAGATACACGGCAGGGACTTGTTTTCACGTCTACCGTCGTAACTGCCGCCGCCCTTATTTTCACGTCTGCGAGGTCACCGACGGCGGTGCAGACGACGATGGACGTTGAATCGTTCGGCTCCGTCAGCTGACGGCGATGTTGAAGCTCGCCACGGGCGCGCTCTTGGAAACTGCAGCGAATTCGTCGCATCGCGCAACTACACCAGCATCGAGTGCGGTGCTACTGCGATCGCACACCCGCCCGCTCGCGAGGTCTCGTCAACTGGGCAGCGACTCCCGCAACAACGTCAACCGGCCAACGACGGCGAACGATGAAGGAGCGACCTCCCGGAGCTCCGAATCGAGTAGCGAAGGCTGCAAGAACGCCGATTCGGCGCCGAAGGAGCCCCCGGTACCGCCCGGAGAGGAAGAGTGCTGCGGCACCGGTTGTTCGAATTGTGTGTGGTTATTGTACGCCGAAGAGTTGGTCGACTACTACAGGGACAACGGCGCCCGGGCGGCCGAAGAGGTCGCCAAGATACCCGACCCCAACGTGCGCCAGTTCGTCAAAACCGAACTAGACCACAtgctgaaacccgagaagtgaaAATCATTACTGCCGTGGCCGTGACGTCGTAGCGGAAATGGGACGTCGATATAGGAAAAGGCGCTTGATTTAATATAATTAAATTGTGCTGGTCCGCCGCTCGATGGTTTCGCGCTCCATAAACCACGATAGGGACACGACCGATCCGTTAGAGACGCGGTTCTGTGCACAAATGATCGTAGCACATTGATAGATTCAATTTAATGGGTGGTGTAGTCAGCCAGTGAAGTTGTAAGAACTGCAAACACAATTTAGTTACATGCAAAATAATGAATGCATATATATCGTAGTGTTCTCTAATATCTTTAAAACATTGCGTCAGTGCCGCGTGACGCCGATATTTTCCAAATTTCGAATCGCTTGTGTGACACCAACCGAATCAAAGCTATCCCTAAGTACATAGTCAACCTTGGTAATGTACAAAAGGTGCGGTTGAGGTAACTGCagaaatatatataatatataaacaCACGCGCAAGTGCACATGCTTGAAAAGATTATGCTGTATTGTGCACGATACGGTCCCGATGAGCGTTGTAGTGGGAGACGGGACTCCAATTTACAGAAGTGTCCCGAATTCGGTCACCACTGCTAGGAATTGAACTCTTGCAGACATGCTTTGCAGAGCAACACCACAGCCACAAAGCCACTGAGAAGATTGCTTCATTTCAGCAAAGCTGTGTACTGTATGTTAGACAGCACGCAAGGTATATAGTGCTTGATATGGGCATCATGAAAAGAGTGATTTTGAGAGACTTCCCATGCAGTTTGAGGTTGTTTCACAAGTCCGTTTATTGCAAAAGAAGTCGCGCACTTATAATGTGATGCAAGAATGAAAGCGAACAGTAGCACATGTGAAATGATTCCTTCCATTGTAGGTCGTTGAGGACGTACTaccacaaaaagaacaaaaaagaaaatgcccGGTTTGCATCCAACAAATATGCACGTATTCACAAAATGGGCCTAAAGCGTTTTTTCCAGAGTTTGGCTATACACTGTGGAGAGTTGCAGCTTGATTTTTTTGGTCATATGTCTGATTTAGTTTTGTATATGCAGGATACCAAACAGTCCTTGGCACTTTGCTGTTCCAGAGCAGCTCACTTACAACAACAACACTGTTGAGTATAACATTAATCATGACATTTACAGAGTACAACAATAAGAGTTGTTTCATGACTGGTTTACTGAAGTGCTTAATTAGGTTGGCCTAGATGAGACTATAACACTGTCTTATTACTTACAACCATTCATTGGTATAATAAACTGTCGTTTTTAAAGCAGTTTACAAATCTGCATTAAAAAAATTCTACTCTGAAATTGAGGAAATAAATCTTCAAGATGAAAATTAAAGCATTCTATCATATTAAACTACAATCAATTCGAACTGTACAGTGGAACACtggtctgaaaaaaagaaaatgtatgcATTACATCATGATGTATTATAAATCTTACTTGCATATTACAAACACTGGCTGTTTGCTTCAAATGCATCAGACGTTAAAAATGATCTTTCTAAACTTACGACAGCCATGAACAATCTAAATCACAATAAAATTCGGTTTTCACCTTCGGCTCAGTCAAGTCAGGACGGTCGAGAGCTCTGTAAAGAAATCACACACAGAAAAAAGGCTGTGCAACTTAGGACAAGACATGCAATGTGTGCAATGAGATGTTTTCAAAGATCCCCCTCAACTCCAAGCCAAGAAAAAGTGTTAGGTTCTGACACTTTAAAAGTCTTGCTGCCTGTAGGAATCACATCAGCCAAATGTGATGCACCATAGAGAGACAAGAATgtggtacactcaaacctcatcataacaaagttgcagtttacacgaaaataagtttgtcaTATCCGACCATTTCTTATGAAGGTTTATAATGACACTACATATTGCTTTCATTaaatcgaggtttgagtgtacaaacaccactggaGCACATCTCGTGCATTTCATTGTGAATTGCTGTTTCAGCTGATTGGATTATTCTGAATGCTGCAAAACCAAGACTTTCACTATGCAAGGAAAGTGTACTGACCGTGTGTGAAAACACAGTGGATTCCACCAAGGCCCGATGTTATAACTCACTCAAACATCATTTGAAAGGGGCCGACGACTAGTAACGTTTATGGTACGTACTTTCTTTAGAGCAACGGGCAGCTTAAAGGTTACAGTGTCTAATGAAATAGTAACATGTGAAAGATTTACAAAATCACAATTTTTCAATCTGCGGTGAATCTGAATATACACGTGACAACACGTGCTGCAAACAACATGTGTTCTCACAGTGCATGCATGCACTTCGCATGCATGAGAACATCAGACTATGCGACTACGCACATCGAAGTGGTACACTCCATAATCCAGCTTCAAGGCTCTCTAGGCTGCACCACACACCGGTTTTTGGTTACTTTTAGGCGCGATTTAACGATATAAATCCTACTCACCAAGTATTCAAGATGCTGGAACCTGTCACTATATTTTGCAGTCTTCCAATTTCTACCAGGATCTACTTAGTACGTGTTTTGACCAGCTGTCAGTCCCTTTAGATTTGGCTAATACCTGCTTTACTCCTGCTCATTTGAAGATGTGGTACATGCTATACAGAAGATGAAGTGACTGCGCAGGATGTATTAGCGCTTTGCAGCCAGTTTCTAGGCAAGTCATTGTTTCAAGCGAGTTTTGACATCTATAACCTGCAGACAGCCATGCATACCAGCAAGTGAAGCAAATATTTTCATCAGTTTTGTAATTATGGCTAATATACGTTACGAAGGATCTTGTGCAAAAGCCACATGATCAGTTAAACTCTGCAATATTCCTAGTATCAACTTTCGTGTACACTGCTGACTAAACCCATACTGTTGAACACAAGTGCGTGGCATCAAGGTGGCCTAGCAATGTAAtcaaacgcaagaaaaaaaacacctacgAGACTCATTGTAATACAGACTTGGGAAGATAGAAAAAGGTCAACTTCCTTACTTTGCACTACATCCCTACATGCAACTGCTGCAGGAGAATCGGGATGCTCCCGCAGGAACAACTTCCCTTCGTCGCACGCCTTAGCTGcagaaaggaaataaaaaaaaaattgaaaaatcagAGGACCCCAAAGTTTCGCCTTTCGGAGGTGGAAcacgatagcgacatcctgtttcgtggtgcgtacttcaaacacttagtgcacgaAGCATTTTCGAACGTGCTGTTCACCAACTACGCGGCCTCAAGGGGATAGGCGAAGTAATCGTCATTGATGGCAATGCACGCTTGCAttatgcattattactgcaataggTTCATTTTGTAGTGTGAGGCATGTATACGTGAGGCGTGCATTTGTTAAGTATGACAGTTACTTTCACTGCtatttcaagcagaggaagttgttttcactgGATATCCGCAAGCAGGCACATGGGGTGAAACATCTACTCGCCATGCTAACGACCCGGGTTCTATCCCCATTCGTCGCCACTCTGGCCCAGAATTTCTCTTTATGatttactttatttgcattgTTTTCGATTTTTCGGTCGCGCacatgatgatgatttttcgctcacgaccaACTTCGCCGGcactggaatttctgcgaaacgagctctttaacgctatcgcgttgaaaaCACCATCACAGATTCCGGCACCAACATCGGGAGAGAATACTTGGCGCAGGCAACTGTAAAGCTGTATGCACGGACAAAAAACTACATAAAGTGGGGAAAACAAATAGCTTTTCCCTTATTAAAGGAACACTCAACCAAACAGCAAACAGGTTTAGACTGATAAATTATGTTCTGAAGGCTATGATTGTGATTTCACCATCACAGGTCAATTAATAGAAGAGAAAAACAACATATGTTTCACTTTTAAATTATGCACCCAAATCTCCACACTTGATGTCACAAGCTAAAATACGTATTGTTTTTTTTAAGTGCAGAGCACTTTAGGGGCCCTAACTGTCGTCCATCCATGCAATTCGTTTGGCGTGATCGCAGTAAAGCACTCACTACACCAGGTGTTAATGCTCAAAACTGGGTTAAAACACATGAACAAGGTCTAATATAATTTAATTAACAGAAACAACCAATATAATAGCAATAGTTGATCAAAGATCACTGAAAAACAATTTGGAAACCTGCACACAGCTCCGAGTCCGCACAGGAGAGGATACCATCACCTCACCACGCAAGCGGATGGCCCTCCCTTAAAGCTTCGCCGGCACTGCGTCGACACATCCAACGAGGAAAACAAACCTGACGAAGCTCGCTGCAGACGACGCGTTTCTCAGCAGCCATAACGAGGAAGAAGTCGATGAGGTGTGTGGGATTTGATGCTGGCTTTGGCGCTTATtgctgccattctcatgtcctgGCATGACTCTCCCCTCCTCTGCGGTCTATCGCTCTGGGGGAGCGGGACCTGCGGgtttgcagccgagtaccttagccactagaccatcgcgtcGGGGTCCAGGACAACCTAGGGTGAGCACGCATTTCTTTCCCGTCCGTCGGCTCCTATTGTTTGGAACTCATCAGACTTCTCTAATGGCGCCTTGCGCTCACGGCGAACGTTCACCTTTGTTTCCCCTTTCGAACGCTAGGCCCAAGAGCGATGCAATGTCTTTGCGCGTGGTCGTACTATGCCGACTCGTCCCTCTCGAAGCCAACGCAACCAGAGTTGTGACCTCGCCCGAGCGACCAGGCTCTGTTGCCCGGTGTCACCGCGAATCACTCTTGTCtacggagacgtgctcgcggcaccctgAGTAGTACTTCTTGCCCGTgacgtggataagcctatttgctttcccggcACCCCTGGTGAAACGGGCTCTGTACAGCGTTTTTGGTTGCCGCAGGCAATAAACTGTTGCGACCTGTTGAAAGCAATACCGCTTTCTTGCCACAGCGACgcttaacgcgtgccctgcggctagctaagaccggacccacgctactCGCCGTACTCCTTCGTGATACGTGTACATTACAAGTTAAGCGAAAAGTAGAGTGCATGTCACAGATTGAGCTTGTGATTGCCCGTAACAAAATTCCACTCGTGCCGGCAAAAACCCATGTGCTTACCTCAAACACTGGTGTCATTTATGATAGATAGAGCAGTGCAAACTTTACGAACAGGAATCGCTGACTGCCCGTTTCTGAGGTTTCATAATAGTGAAGCTTCTATAGgtttcatttttcatattttgaCAAAACTGGCTTAACAAAGGTTTTTAAAAGTTGGAATGGAAAGTATTTGGCAACTAAGAGGGcagtgtacttcatttttactaaTTCACAACAACAATCACTTTAGTTTACGCCATCAAAGTCTATGACGTCACGACGATCAGTACGGAAATGTAGAGGTGGCGTCAACACCTGCGTTTTCTTTTGgcgcattttctcgcttaccaagagTAAGTATGGCGGCCTTGAAATTATGAAAGAATAATTTGCCAATACGAGTCAACCCACTTTTCTCTGTGGTGCCTTTTTAAAACATAGGCAGGCAAAGGAAATCAGCAGACGACAATGCTATTTTCAGCACAGCCACAGTATGAAATTATCCTTGTTTCAGTAAACTGTCATGACCTGCTACACCACATGGCTGACACCACAAAAGGTCATCGCCCCTTACCAAGTTGTGGGTCGAGGGGCAGCGATCCAAGGAACGGCAAGTCCAGTTCTTCGCACAGAGCAGCCGCACCTCCGGTGGTCGGAGGAAAGATTTCGCTGCGTACCTACAAAAGTTATAGAAAAATCTAGTTCAACTCTTTTAACACTAGTAGCCACAGCAGACAGGCGACGATTTTCGTGTCCGTTCCAACAGCACCATCTCATCGCAGTCGCATCAACACTAACTTGTGTAATCAACACTGTGAGCGTCGCTGGGGTGTTCAGTCTTTTTCAGCTGTTAAAGTAGTTGACATTTAATCAAAAACTGCAAGTACTTCTTCGTTTGAACACACATGGTGGTGAGGGGCAACCATGTGAGCCCCAAACAACCGCTCAGCAGTAATAATcgccagaaatttatgccagctattcaatagagaGGTATTGCTAGGAGGCAGGGAAAAGTGCCTTAGCACAGGTGCCTATAAAGAGCGTCGACTAATCTGCAAGCAGCTCCCCATCGTCCGCTAGGTTTCCCCTTCCTCGTAAGTAACATCTGCTGGGGGAGCACTTCAGTAATTGTTTGAAAAGCTTACCTGACATTTTGGGCAGACGAAGCCACGCATGTTTTCGAGAACACCCAATATTCTCAGACCCATCTTGCGACAGAAGCCCACCTGCTTGCGGACGTCTTGCAGAGACACCTCCTAAAGGACCACGGAGCCACTCATCATTTCGCTGAGACACTACTGACATCATGAACGTAACTACTTGATAAATTGCAACAAGTTTTTAAAGGGctcctcaccaggtttgacagttTTGAACTGACAAGCGGAATGCCCCCATGTATGGAGCGTTCACAATCATGGCAGCCCAAATTTGCAACAGAGTGAAATTTTAAGAGGAACAATGCTTGCCCTTCCTTTCCCCGGTGAGTGCCGAGAGTATGAGGGCATGATGTGCACGTAGAAATTGCCCCATGTAGACAGCAGTGCTGTTACCTCGGTCCTCTATGTAGACGACTGTGCTTCGACGTGGCCAACAGTAGCACGTGATACCGCAAAAATAATTTCCCATGAGGTACGTAGTTTGTTTAATTTGTTCCTTGaatagatgaataaaacttgagataaataatCAGACACAAAAAAGGAATGCGCacgtctttttcatttttttccataAATTGCAACGAGATACAAGACTAATGTGCCTGCATTTCGCATGCGTTCCGTGTCCCCACGATTAGCACATCGAGGAAACGCCAGCCGTGGAAACAATATTAATGGTCTTGCGTGCTTGAGAACTCAATAAGCTCATCTATTGCACCGGATCTAATTTCAAACAAGCACGCACCACGGCgcccatcccgcagaaacaggcagtagaccacaaaataacgccgGTCAACAATACAATACCGCTCGCATGCTGGGCGTTGGGCTTGCTCGAAAATGTCAtgctgtcacggacggccatttttggcgacaccgcgtcacggcaattaacaggcgccgtactcccccactgaccgtgagaacggcgaccgcatgaaagggagccgagaagtgcagaatggggtgctcttcttagaacgtcgccgccgacgtttgatccttttgtaactgcggcggcgtctgcaaggtcgtagaaggccgcagtataccccgaacaaagattagactacgagacgcaccggctgagagccaaacggttgaccgttcccacggggaaaagcgtgggaaacgctctggtggccaagccgtatgacaacaacctgacaggttgtcactctcgctagttgagggccctctcccaattaaaaaggggtggggtcaaaatatttttggggcggagtttccatcaattaaacgcacatgattggacccaggtagaagtctcttgtccccaaggaagagagcgaggagacacgagggggatttaagcgcaggattttgccctgctaggcagactagtcgctgaccaacatggtgtagaaacagatcaacaagcatctcttctagaagtttttagtgtggctctgtatcggctggccacctaaacttagccgttcgtctagttgtgacgcgatactaacgtctgcaacgtagacatcgggacttcgcctcgagttagctcaacctgctcgaagtcacctgcaagcactagcctcccggagccaccagcgttgcaacaccgccgacatcgcagtcgtgccagaactctcttcgacttctcgcatccgatcgtcggggacgcaacgctgccggtcatcacacgtatgccttcacctgtttatatcttcgaactttctcctttgtagttctgttgtgttagtttgtgtagtttgtaatagttctctcgcgaaagctgatttattgtttttatatgtatttgtatcaagtgttgatgtaatTTGTTagctgtattgaagtgttgtattagatcccgtgtgctgcaatatcactagagtaaagtttgttttgttttctcacgtctctgatctcttcactgtctctgcttgcgtacggaacgaaccaacctgctgtcattcccgtcgccgacttcgcgctggcgacgctagagtggcagcttgtaacacatgCGCACGTGACCATTTGCTCGGATGCCGGAGAACATAGAGAAGAGATTTGGCTGGCGAAGGGCTACGCGAGGCGAGCGGCAAGGgcttcgagctcgcctcctctcatcatGGTTTTGCGTCGCTTCATACTGGTTTTCTCATCTCGTCATGAATTGACTGAAAAAATTCCGGTGGCATAATGTTCTTTTTCGAACACACAACAAATGCCAGCGTCTAAATAGAATTGGTTATGGGGCCCAGTGGAGAGGACCTTTAATGGGGTACTGACATcaattttcgaagctgagctTACTCTGCTATGCAAATATCCTGTAGAGTTGAACCCCTTTAGAAGAGACATGCACCAGAGAGAAATTCTTGTCTTTTACATGACATGTCTCTTATAGGCACAGTAGTACCACATATGCATCTTATCAAAccatattttactgtaggcacgtCGGTGCCTCTTATACCCATTCGTCTCTtgcatcagtgtctcttataaagctGTTTCGGCTGCATATGGAGACGGCTTTGAGCAAGCGTGGAGCCCAGTAAGGCAGTGCATTTTGGCATTTAAAACCGTATATTCACATTGTGCACCTTTTGACATCCAGACTATCGTGACCTCAGGCTACACGTGTTGATTCTGGGGATTTCGCGAGCTGGTTTGGTGGCTACCTACAACGACGTCGGGTACCACAACATTCGAAACGACCGCTTGATTGTCATCAACGGAGCCACTGAGCGCAGTGGTGATAGAAGCGTCACGACATCATGCGAGGGCTAATGACAAGACGCCCGTACGGTGTTTTGACATCAGCGTACAGTAGTAGATGCAGAAACTAGCCCATAAAACGTTCTGTAATTACTTTATCAAGGTGTGCTTACGCATACCAGTCCATTTTCTGGGTTCTCGAGGGCTCCGTCTTCATTTCACGAAATAAAAAGCTACAACTAAGAGCTCTCATGTCAGTATCCCTTAAAATCTGTTCTATTCAACAACCTTGTTGCCAGAGCATCAGTGCCCATCAGTCATAAAGCTGCACACACAAGACTATGTCCACTGGCCTACTTTCTTTTAAAGGCCTACTCCACCGATCTTTGTTACCATGGGAGGGCATTGGTGCTTTTATGTTCCCGAGACACTCTTGTCGCGCGCCTGATAGctgaaatgctaaaaaaaaaaaaaaatcgaaaataatttttaattatcTAAAAACAGCAATACCTAATGCTTCTACGTATGACGTAATACTTTGCCAGAACGTGCCTGGTAGCACACAATGCCACCAGATGGCACTACTTGTCCTGGCCGTTCAAGTTCGCGCCAGCGGCAATCGGCTAATATGCTTACGCTGTTATAgtgaatatatggcgaatcgtCTGCGGCCCACAAGGCAACACCACTTGCACACCCATCGCGCGCCCAACAACACGACAAAGGAAATCGAATGTTCAGCTAAGGAAGTGTcggccaaacccacacaatccGTAGCAGGCAAGCAGACGCTGGCTGCAGTGACAAATCAGTTACGTCACTTCCGCTTCAGACAAAATCAACATCAggcacacaatgttgccattaattctggcacGTGAGGTGTGTGTTTTGAAACAAGCTATAAAATGCATATGAAAAATAATCTGCAAAACTCTAAAGCCGGCAATTTGGCGTGACAATGCAAATGTGCAGATGACCGTACCCAGTgtatttcattgagatccattgacaTCAAAAAATCACCAGAGTTGGCTTTTAAAGACACTGGTCTCGGAGATAgaaattcatgaaaaaaaataagTTTTTTGAATATATCTATGTAACAAACAGCCATTGCCACAGTTGTCGACCAAGTTTCTTACATCTTGGATTGATATTTCAGCCCCAACAGCAACCTAAACACCACCAAGACAAGCTATGTTCCCAAGTAACCACGAATATTTGCTGGCTGTCCGTTCTGAATACAAATGTCCAGCCGTATGGATATCCAACACGGATAGCCAATGGACGTACTGTGTTAATCCACATCTCGTGTGGCTGTTTTCTGGACTTCCGAACTGAATGTCCGACCGTACAtgtagtaaatatatatatagatctgCAAAATCTCTGGTGACAATCTTGTAAAATTTCATTAAAAAGGCTACTATAATATTAAATCAAATTTCTGCACGCACATTTCATACCAGGATGCCAAATAATTTTGCTTCCCGAAGCAACACAATCTGGTTGATTCAATATGTTTACTGTACGTGATAAGGAAAAATGTATTTAGTGTTATTATTACCGCATGTGAACTGACAAAAATGCAGATCGAGCGCGTCATGGCAGTCGTCATGTAGGCAAACTTTCACGCGCCAGCCTCGATGCTTCTCAACAAGCGGTGCACCACAGTTGCTCAGATTCCTTGAACGTACACGTCATGCTAGCTGCGCCTCTCTGGATGTGTTGGGAGAAAACGCACGCCATTGTGCCTATTGTCCTAAAACCTGCTTGGCCAGTGGGGCGCACGAAAAAGAAGGGAGTTCATGTCACGTCGCAGGTATGTACGCTGAGCCGGTCGGTCCCCGAGTGGCAGAAGGCAGATATTTATTTTTCAAGTGCACCCGTGTGGACATTCGCAGCAATATGTTAGGTTGCAAAGAATGACTTTTCTACAAAAAACACCAAAACGCAGCACAAACCCACAACTGTTTTCGGCAGAGATTACCGCGGCAAGCAGCAGCAACCCCGCTCACTAGCACGGCCAGGATAAGGCTTCGTGTTACCTATCTGTTCTTTATGTCTCATGTTGGACATTTATCTGTTCTTATCACACGTTAACTTTTGTCCATTATTTGTATAAGCCCTGTTAATACGTGGCATGTTTCCAGCTCTTCATTTGCTGGCATATTCCTTGCTATTAACCGATTTTAAGACGAGCACGTGGTCAGTGCCTGTACACCTTCTTTAGAAGCGTACGCTACACCCATTAGTTTTTCTCCTGTGCTTGTCTGTATCTACGTATTACGGTTACTGGAATATCATTGCCATAAACACGCGCAAGTTCGGTTTGTTGCTAATAATTTAGTTTAATAAACCCATAAAGAAGCAACTGCTGCTGCCTAAGAAGTCATCGCACTTGAAGGCGGAAGGGCACTGAACACTGAAACCTTGTAAGACTACGTACACACTTTTACCATCACGGCTGCGGACTGCGAGTTATGTGCTTCTTAGCCTTGATATATCTTGATAATAAAAGTTCAACTGTTCTTGAAAGCTCACTTGAGCccaatttttttatattatttgTAGCAGAAAAGCTCCCGCAGAAAAAAAGACAGGCTCCGAGTAGGCTGCATGGGTACGTTGTTCACATGAAAAGTTTTCTTGAATATGCACAAGCCATATACACACAaactttttgtatatatatatacatccttTGAAGGGACTGTCAATATCCATGTTGGCTATCCTAAACTGATGTCGAGCGAACATACAAATTGGTTACCTTTGTACATATGATGTACGTCCATCGGACGTACATCATATGTACTGTACACTGTACATCTATCGGACGTACAGTGTATATTCGTGGACATTTTATGGATGTCTGCAATATCCGAAATGTACATCTCTTTGTATGCCTACcggatatccgtggttacttgggtACAAAAACTGCGGTCTTTTAACGACACGCTGCTTCTGTATGACGCATGCTGTAACAGGAAGCATACATGTTGAGTCCTTGGTGGCTACCAATCATCTAAGAAAATATTTCAGTATCTTCTGTTACATGTGGCTCAAAATGAGCTTTATCTACTATTTTGCACTTTCACAAACAGGCTTCTACTCGCCCTGCTCGTTTAGTGGAGTAATTCGTACATGTCTAAAACAGTTACAGCTGTAACGTTTCTCGGCTT from Rhipicephalus microplus isolate Deutch F79 chromosome 7, USDA_Rmic, whole genome shotgun sequence includes these protein-coding regions:
- the LOC119180270 gene encoding uncharacterized protein LOC119180270; translated protein: MLKLATGALLETAANSSHRATTPASSAVLLRSHTRPLARSRQLGSDSRNNVNRPTTANDEGATSRSSESSSEGCKNADSAPKEPPVPPGEEECCGTGCSNCVWLLYAEELVDYYRDNGARAAEEVAKIPDPNVRQFVKTELDHMLKPEK